One genomic region from Bacillus sp. SLBN-46 encodes:
- a CDS encoding HIRAN domain-containing protein encodes MAATKAYIHTTVKLAGVTYEGRQGIIASLSVYDQITIRRDRNNAYDRNAIGIYNSRNQNIGWVPRDAAANLAPKMDSGVTVYAKINKKLGGNGYNYGLEVILSTDSEKIKNHQPVAPAVQTNKLSHYASKPTSYASSHYRSDDYDDYDDYPSHNYFWDESDRGSDDYDPSEDWTDLYEYNENH; translated from the coding sequence TTGGCAGCAACTAAAGCTTATATCCATACAACGGTCAAACTAGCCGGCGTAACCTATGAAGGCAGACAAGGAATAATTGCTAGTTTGAGTGTGTACGATCAAATTACCATTAGACGTGATAGGAACAATGCCTATGATAGAAATGCGATAGGAATCTATAATAGCCGCAACCAAAACATCGGCTGGGTCCCGCGTGACGCTGCCGCTAACCTTGCACCAAAGATGGACTCAGGTGTTACGGTTTATGCAAAAATCAATAAAAAATTAGGGGGAAATGGCTATAACTATGGACTAGAAGTAATCCTTTCCACTGATTCTGAAAAAATTAAAAACCATCAGCCGGTGGCACCTGCTGTTCAAACAAATAAACTATCACACTATGCATCCAAGCCTACTAGCTATGCGAGTAGTCATTACAGAAGTGATGATTATGACGATTATGATGATTATCCGTCGCACAACTATTTTTGGGATGAGTCTGACAGAGGAAGCGATGACTACGATCCAAGCGAGGACTGGACGGATCTATACGAATACAACGAAAACCATTAA